In Tsuneonella amylolytica, one genomic interval encodes:
- the rplN gene encoding 50S ribosomal protein L14, whose protein sequence is MIQMQSNLDVADNSGAKRVQCIKVLGGSKRRTAGVGDVIVVSVKEAQPRTRVKKGDVHRAVIVRTKKDVRRPDGSVIRFDSNAAVLVNKNEEPIGTRIFGPVVRELRGRGFMKIISLAPEVL, encoded by the coding sequence ATGATCCAGATGCAATCCAATCTCGACGTCGCGGACAACAGCGGCGCGAAGCGCGTCCAGTGCATCAAGGTGCTGGGCGGCTCGAAGCGCCGGACCGCGGGCGTCGGCGACGTGATCGTCGTCTCCGTCAAGGAGGCGCAGCCCCGCACGCGCGTCAAGAAGGGCGACGTCCACCGTGCGGTGATCGTGCGCACCAAGAAGGACGTTCGCCGTCCCGACGGCAGCGTGATCCGTTTCGACAGCAATGCCGCCGTCCTCGTGAACAAGAACGAGGAGCCGATCGGCACCCGTATCTTCGGCCCCGTGGTACGTGAACTTCGCGGCCGCGGCTTCATGAAGATCATCTCGCTCGCACCGGAGGTTTTGTAA
- a CDS encoding adenylate kinase has translation MNIILLGPPGAGKGTQAQRLEERRGMRQLSTGDMLRAAVKAGTPVGLEAKAVMERGELVSDEIVSKLIDAELAAMGEGAGAIFDGYPRTEAQARSLDGILALHGRTLDHVIELEVNEDALVERITGRFTCANCGAGYHDVFKQPAVAGVCDKCGSAEFKRRPDDNEETVRTRMAEYRAKTAPILPVYEARGIVHRIDGMADIDAVSEAIAEILAS, from the coding sequence GTGAACATCATCCTGTTGGGTCCGCCGGGCGCGGGCAAGGGAACCCAGGCCCAGCGCCTCGAGGAGCGTCGCGGGATGCGCCAGCTCTCGACCGGCGACATGCTGCGCGCGGCGGTCAAGGCCGGCACGCCTGTCGGGCTCGAGGCGAAAGCGGTGATGGAGCGCGGCGAACTCGTCAGCGACGAGATCGTCAGTAAGCTGATCGACGCCGAACTGGCCGCGATGGGCGAGGGCGCTGGCGCCATCTTCGACGGGTATCCCCGCACCGAGGCACAAGCCCGATCCCTCGACGGAATCCTCGCGCTACACGGTCGGACGCTCGATCACGTGATCGAACTCGAGGTGAACGAGGACGCTCTGGTCGAGCGTATCACCGGCCGCTTCACCTGCGCCAACTGCGGCGCGGGCTATCACGATGTTTTCAAGCAGCCGGCGGTCGCCGGAGTGTGCGACAAGTGCGGATCGGCCGAGTTCAAGCGGCGGCCGGACGACAACGAGGAAACGGTCCGCACCCGCATGGCCGAATACCGAGCCAAGACTGCGCCGATCCTGCCGGTCTACGAAGCGCGCGGGATCGTCCACCGGATCGACGGGATGGCGGACATCGACGCCGTGAGCGAGGCGATCGCGGAAATTCTCGCCAGCTGA
- the rpsQ gene encoding 30S ribosomal protein S17, giving the protein MPKRILIGTVVSDKTEKTVTVLVERKVKHPLYGKIIRRSKKYHAHDEGNEYKPGDVVRIEETKPISKTKTWAVKDRVQAGGVQAVDADLDVMEAKPTGAPVKPAAKKEDAAAEG; this is encoded by the coding sequence ATGCCCAAGCGTATCCTGATCGGGACCGTCGTTTCCGACAAGACCGAGAAGACCGTGACCGTGCTGGTCGAGCGCAAGGTGAAGCACCCGCTCTACGGCAAGATCATCCGTCGTTCGAAGAAGTACCACGCCCACGACGAGGGCAACGAGTACAAGCCCGGCGACGTGGTCCGCATCGAGGAGACCAAGCCGATCTCCAAGACCAAGACCTGGGCCGTGAAGGACCGGGTGCAGGCCGGCGGCGTGCAGGCGGTCGACGCCGATCTCGACGTCATGGAAGCCAAGCCGACCGGTGCTCCGGTCAAGCCGGCCGCCAAGAAGGAAGACGCCGCAGCCGAAGGCTGA
- the rpsN gene encoding 30S ribosomal protein S14 — MAKLSSINKNERRKKLVKKYAGKYARLKEIADDESKDESERLIARLKMAEIPRNANPTRVRNRCSTTGRPRGYYRKFGLCRVELRDLGNKGMIPGLTKSSW; from the coding sequence ATGGCGAAACTGAGTTCGATCAACAAGAACGAGCGGCGCAAGAAGCTCGTGAAGAAGTACGCCGGCAAGTATGCCCGGCTGAAGGAAATCGCGGACGACGAGTCGAAGGACGAGTCCGAGCGCTTGATCGCGCGCCTGAAGATGGCCGAGATCCCGCGCAACGCGAACCCGACCCGGGTGCGCAACCGCTGCTCCACCACTGGCCGCCCGCGCGGCTACTATCGCAAGTTCGGCCTCTGCCGCGTCGAGCTCCGGGACCTTGGCAACAAGGGCATGATCCCCGGTCTCACGAAGTCGAGCTGGTGA
- the rplE gene encoding 50S ribosomal protein L5, translated as MADKNTAPRLKAKYETEIAKAMTEKFGYKNAMEVPRLDKITLNMGVGEASQDKKKVQTAAEEMALIAGQKPVITKAKKSIAQFKLREGMPIGAKVTLRRERMYEFLDRLVTIAMPRIRDFRGLNPKSFDGRGNYAMGLKEQIIFPEISYDKIEKVRGMDIIVTTTAKTDDEARELLRLFGFPFPREEAAEEQQAAA; from the coding sequence ATGGCTGACAAGAACACCGCTCCGCGCCTGAAGGCGAAGTACGAGACCGAGATCGCGAAGGCGATGACCGAGAAGTTCGGTTACAAGAACGCGATGGAAGTGCCCAGGCTGGACAAGATCACGCTCAACATGGGCGTGGGCGAGGCGAGCCAGGACAAGAAGAAGGTCCAGACCGCCGCCGAGGAAATGGCGCTGATCGCCGGTCAGAAGCCGGTCATCACGAAGGCGAAGAAGTCGATCGCGCAGTTCAAGCTGCGTGAGGGCATGCCGATCGGTGCGAAGGTGACCCTTCGCCGCGAGCGGATGTACGAATTCCTCGACCGCCTGGTGACGATCGCCATGCCCCGCATCCGCGACTTCCGCGGGCTGAACCCGAAGAGCTTCGACGGTCGCGGCAACTATGCGATGGGCCTGAAGGAACAGATCATCTTCCCGGAAATCTCGTACGACAAGATCGAGAAGGTCCGGGGTATGGACATCATCGTCACCACCACCGCGAAGACCGACGACGAAGCGCGCGAGCTTTTGCGCCTGTTCGGTTTCCCGTTCCCCCGCGAGGAAGCTGCTGAAGAGCAGCAGGCCGCGGCGTGA
- the rplP gene encoding 50S ribosomal protein L16 has protein sequence MLQPKKTKFRKAFKGRIKGDAKGGTTLNFGSYGLKALEPERVTARQIEAARRAITRHIKRQGRLWIRIFPDVPVSKKPAEVRQGKGKGSIEYWAARVKPGRVLFELDGVPGPLAAEAFERAAMKLPIKTKVIARLGDTSHLGGE, from the coding sequence ATGCTGCAACCGAAGAAAACCAAGTTCCGCAAGGCCTTCAAGGGCCGGATCAAAGGCGACGCCAAGGGCGGCACGACGCTGAACTTCGGCTCGTACGGCCTCAAGGCGCTCGAGCCGGAGCGGGTCACCGCCCGCCAGATCGAGGCGGCGCGCCGTGCGATCACGCGCCACATCAAGCGCCAGGGTCGCTTGTGGATCCGCATCTTCCCGGACGTTCCGGTCTCGAAGAAGCCGGCCGAGGTCCGCCAGGGCAAGGGCAAGGGCTCGATCGAATACTGGGCCGCTCGCGTGAAGCCGGGCCGCGTCCTGTTCGAACTCGACGGCGTTCCCGGCCCGCTCGCGGCCGAAGCGTTCGAGCGTGCGGCGATGAAGCTGCCGATCAAGACCAAGGTCATCGCCCGCCTGGGCGACACCAGCCACCTGGGAGGCGAATGA
- the rpsM gene encoding 30S ribosomal protein S13 has translation MARIAGVNLPTNKRVIIALTYIHGIGRTTAVQIADKLGIDHTRRVQDLTDAEVLQIRETIDADHQVEGDLRRDTAMNIKRLMDLASYRGLRHRKGLPVRGQRTHTNARTRKGKAKPIAGKKK, from the coding sequence GTGGCTCGTATTGCCGGGGTAAACCTCCCCACCAACAAGCGCGTGATCATCGCGCTGACCTACATCCACGGTATCGGCCGCACGACGGCCGTCCAGATCGCCGACAAGCTGGGCATCGATCACACCCGCCGCGTGCAGGACCTGACCGACGCCGAGGTGCTGCAAATCCGTGAGACGATCGACGCCGACCACCAGGTCGAAGGCGACCTTCGCCGCGACACCGCGATGAACATCAAGCGTCTGATGGATCTCGCCAGCTATCGCGGCCTGCGCCACCGCAAGGGCCTCCCGGTCCGCGGCCAGCGCACCCACACCAACGCCCGTACCCGCAAGGGCAAGGCCAAGCCGATCGCCGGCAAGAAGAAGTAA
- the rpsE gene encoding 30S ribosomal protein S5 — protein sequence MMADENTTNEATAETQNAVVNEKPAIADTPSEAAETQSAESGDPTQPRGRGGRGGGDRGGRGGNREGGRGRGGRDGRRDNRREEEDDGIIEKLVHINRVSKTVKGGKRFGFAALVVVGDGSGRVGFGHGKAREVPEAITKATASAKKKMIRVPLKEGRTLHHDGKGRFGAGKVNVRSAPAGTGIIAGGPMRAVFESLGVADVVTKSVGTSNPYNMIRATFAALQDQTSPKSVAQRRGKKVADLLGRGGASETEAEADALAITE from the coding sequence ATGATGGCTGACGAAAACACCACCAACGAAGCCACTGCCGAAACGCAGAACGCTGTCGTCAACGAGAAGCCGGCGATCGCCGACACGCCGTCCGAAGCGGCCGAGACCCAGAGCGCCGAGAGCGGCGATCCGACGCAGCCGCGTGGCCGCGGCGGCCGGGGCGGCGGCGACCGGGGCGGTCGGGGCGGCAACCGCGAAGGCGGTCGTGGCCGTGGCGGCCGCGATGGCCGCCGGGACAACCGCCGCGAGGAAGAAGACGACGGCATCATCGAGAAGCTGGTCCACATCAACCGCGTCTCCAAGACGGTGAAGGGCGGCAAGCGCTTCGGCTTCGCGGCGCTGGTCGTCGTGGGCGACGGTTCGGGCCGTGTCGGTTTCGGTCATGGCAAGGCGCGCGAAGTGCCCGAGGCCATTACCAAGGCGACCGCTTCGGCGAAGAAGAAGATGATCCGCGTTCCGCTCAAGGAAGGCCGCACCCTCCACCACGACGGCAAGGGCCGTTTCGGTGCGGGCAAGGTCAACGTACGCAGCGCGCCTGCGGGTACCGGCATCATCGCCGGCGGCCCGATGCGCGCCGTGTTCGAGAGCCTGGGCGTGGCCGACGTCGTGACCAAGTCGGTCGGCACGTCGAACCCCTACAACATGATCCGCGCCACCTTCGCCGCGCTGCAGGACCAGACTTCGCCGAAGTCGGTCGCGCAGCGTCGCGGCAAGAAGGTCGCCGACCTCCTGGGTCGCGGCGGTGCGAGCGAGACCGAGGCGGAAGCCGACGCCCTCGCGATCACGGAGTAA
- the rpsC gene encoding 30S ribosomal protein S3: protein MGHKSNPIGLRLQINRTWDSRWYAEGHDYAKLLSEDIEIRKHIVDSLPQAAISKVVIERPAKLCRVSIYAARPGVIIGKKGADIEKLRSKLATMTESEVKLNIVEIRKPEIDSKLVAQGIADQLIRRVAFRRAMKRAMQSAMRLGAEGIKVMCGGRLGGAEIARVEQYREGRVPLHTLRANVDYAEAEALTAYGVIGIKVWIFKGEILGHDPMATDRLMMEAQTSGVRPAGDRR from the coding sequence ATGGGTCACAAGAGCAACCCGATCGGCCTGCGCCTGCAGATCAACCGGACTTGGGACAGCCGCTGGTATGCCGAAGGGCACGACTACGCCAAGCTGCTCAGCGAAGACATCGAGATCCGCAAGCACATCGTCGACAGCCTGCCGCAGGCCGCGATCAGCAAGGTCGTGATCGAGCGTCCGGCGAAGCTGTGCCGCGTATCGATCTATGCTGCCCGCCCAGGTGTCATCATCGGCAAGAAGGGCGCGGACATCGAGAAGCTTCGTTCGAAGCTCGCCACGATGACCGAGAGCGAAGTGAAGCTCAATATCGTCGAGATCCGCAAGCCCGAGATCGACAGCAAGCTCGTCGCCCAGGGTATCGCCGATCAGCTGATCCGCCGCGTGGCGTTCCGCCGGGCGATGAAGCGCGCGATGCAGTCCGCGATGCGCCTCGGTGCCGAAGGCATCAAGGTGATGTGCGGCGGCCGTCTCGGCGGCGCGGAGATCGCCCGTGTCGAGCAGTACCGCGAAGGTCGCGTTCCGCTTCACACGCTGCGCGCCAACGTCGACTATGCCGAGGCCGAGGCGCTGACCGCGTACGGCGTGATCGGCATCAAGGTGTGGATCTTCAAGGGCGAGATTCTCGGCCACGATCCGATGGCAACTGACCGGTTGATGATGGAGGCTCAGACCTCCGGCGTCCGCCCGGCCGGCGATCGCCGCTAA
- the rplO gene encoding 50S ribosomal protein L15, giving the protein MKLNDIRDNEGARHRKMRVGRGIGSGKGKTAGRGQKGQKARSGVAIKGFEGGQMPLHMRLPKRGFNNPNGKDYAEVNLGMIQKFIDAGTLKADGTLDHDALKAAGLARGGKDGVRLLGKGELTSKVSLKVTGASKGAIEAVEKAGGSVEVIEAARTEAEKKAERTAANKAKKNA; this is encoded by the coding sequence ATGAAACTGAACGACATCCGCGACAACGAAGGCGCCCGTCACCGCAAGATGCGGGTCGGCCGGGGCATCGGTTCGGGCAAGGGCAAGACTGCGGGCCGCGGCCAGAAGGGCCAGAAGGCCCGTTCCGGTGTGGCCATCAAGGGCTTCGAGGGCGGCCAGATGCCGCTCCACATGCGCCTGCCGAAGCGCGGCTTCAACAACCCGAACGGCAAGGACTACGCCGAGGTGAACTTGGGCATGATCCAGAAGTTCATCGACGCCGGCACCCTCAAGGCCGACGGCACGCTCGACCACGACGCGCTCAAGGCCGCCGGCCTCGCGCGTGGCGGCAAGGACGGCGTCCGCTTGCTCGGCAAGGGCGAACTGACCAGCAAGGTCAGCCTCAAGGTCACCGGCGCTAGCAAGGGCGCGATCGAAGCTGTCGAGAAGGCCGGCGGTTCGGTCGAGGTTATCGAGGCCGCGCGCACCGAAGCCGAGAAAAAGGCCGAGCGCACCGCGGCCAACAAGGCCAAGAAGAACGCCTGA
- the secY gene encoding preprotein translocase subunit SecY, with protein sequence MASRADNIASSLSLANFGKATELKNRIWFTIAALIVFRFLSFVPLPGVNPLILEQLYAQTQGGILDLFNTFSGGSLERMSLIALGIMPYITASIVVQLAASLHPALAAMKKEGASGRQKLNQYTRYGTVFLCAVQGWFLASGLEAYGASSGLQAVVAPGVMFRVTAVISLVGGSMFLLWLGEQITSRGIGNGVSLIIMAGIVAQFPKFGANIFEGARSGSISGFVIVGLIVMIVGLVLFIAFMERAQRRLLIQYPKRASAKGMMQADRSHLPLKLNTAGVIPPIFASSLLLLPLTISQFAGQAIDPESTGGSIINTLNFYLQHGQPLYLALYAAGIIFFAFFYTAVVFNPEETAENLKKNGGFIPGIRPGKRTQDYLDYVLTRITVIGAIYLTLVCVIPEFMFTQTGIQMVMGGTSLLIVVNVTVDTISQIQSHLLAHQYGDLIKKAKLKGRLR encoded by the coding sequence ATGGCATCACGCGCCGACAACATCGCGAGCAGTCTTTCCCTCGCGAACTTCGGCAAGGCGACCGAACTGAAGAACCGCATCTGGTTCACGATCGCCGCGCTCATCGTTTTCCGCTTCCTCAGCTTCGTGCCGCTGCCGGGCGTCAATCCGCTCATCCTGGAGCAGTTGTACGCGCAGACGCAGGGCGGCATCCTCGACCTGTTCAACACCTTCTCGGGCGGCAGCCTGGAGCGCATGAGCCTCATCGCGCTCGGCATCATGCCCTACATCACCGCGTCGATCGTGGTACAGCTTGCCGCTTCGCTCCATCCGGCGCTCGCCGCCATGAAGAAGGAAGGGGCCAGCGGCCGGCAGAAGCTCAACCAGTACACCCGCTACGGCACTGTATTCCTGTGCGCAGTGCAGGGCTGGTTCCTTGCCTCCGGTCTCGAGGCCTATGGCGCGTCGAGCGGACTGCAGGCGGTTGTGGCACCCGGCGTGATGTTCCGCGTCACCGCGGTCATCAGTCTCGTCGGCGGCTCGATGTTCCTCCTGTGGCTGGGCGAGCAGATCACCAGTCGCGGCATCGGCAACGGCGTCTCGCTCATCATCATGGCGGGCATCGTCGCCCAGTTCCCGAAGTTCGGCGCCAACATCTTCGAAGGCGCCCGCTCGGGCTCGATCAGTGGGTTCGTGATTGTCGGCCTCATCGTGATGATCGTCGGCCTCGTGCTGTTTATCGCCTTCATGGAGCGTGCCCAGCGCCGCCTGCTGATCCAGTACCCAAAGCGCGCGAGCGCCAAGGGCATGATGCAGGCCGATCGCAGCCACCTCCCGCTCAAGCTCAACACCGCGGGCGTTATTCCGCCGATCTTCGCGAGTTCGCTGCTGCTGCTGCCGCTGACCATCAGCCAGTTCGCCGGGCAGGCCATCGATCCCGAGAGCACCGGCGGTTCGATCATCAACACGCTGAACTTCTACCTCCAGCATGGGCAGCCGCTGTATCTCGCGCTGTACGCGGCGGGCATCATCTTCTTCGCGTTCTTCTACACCGCGGTGGTCTTCAACCCCGAGGAGACGGCGGAGAACCTGAAGAAGAACGGCGGGTTCATCCCCGGCATCCGCCCGGGCAAGCGGACGCAGGACTATCTCGATTACGTCCTCACCCGCATCACCGTTATCGGCGCGATCTACCTGACGCTTGTCTGTGTGATACCCGAATTCATGTTCACCCAGACGGGCATCCAGATGGTCATGGGCGGCACCAGCCTGCTGATCGTCGTGAACGTGACCGTCGACACCATCAGCCAGATCCAGTCGCACCTGCTGGCGCACCAGTACGGCGACCTGATCAAGAAGGCGAAGCTCAAGGGCCGTTTGCGCTAG
- the rplF gene encoding 50S ribosomal protein L6, with product MSRIGKVPVTIPSGVDARIEGDTLTVKGPKGTLSMGLSDNVTYTLEDGKISIRPANDTRTARNFWGMQRTLVSNLVAGVTEGFSKTLDIKGVGYRASAQGKTLKLQLGYSHDVDLPVPEGLEVKTPDQTTVEVSGIDKQAVGQFAAEIRRWRKPEPYKGKGIAYRGEYIFRKEGKKK from the coding sequence ATGAGCCGCATCGGTAAAGTGCCGGTGACGATCCCCAGCGGGGTCGATGCCCGGATCGAAGGCGATACGCTGACCGTCAAGGGGCCGAAGGGCACCCTGTCGATGGGTCTTAGCGACAACGTCACCTATACGCTCGAGGACGGCAAGATTTCGATCAGGCCGGCCAACGACACGCGCACCGCTCGCAATTTCTGGGGCATGCAGCGTACGCTGGTCTCGAACCTGGTTGCAGGCGTCACCGAGGGTTTCTCGAAGACGCTCGACATCAAGGGCGTCGGCTATCGCGCCTCGGCGCAGGGCAAGACGCTCAAGCTGCAGCTCGGCTACAGCCATGACGTCGATCTCCCCGTGCCGGAAGGGCTCGAGGTGAAGACCCCGGACCAGACCACGGTCGAGGTCTCGGGCATCGACAAGCAGGCCGTTGGCCAGTTCGCCGCCGAAATCCGCCGCTGGCGCAAGCCCGAGCCCTACAAGGGCAAGGGTATCGCCTATCGCGGCGAGTACATCTTCCGCAAGGAAGGGAAGAAGAAGTAA
- the rpmD gene encoding 50S ribosomal protein L30: MAKIKLKQIGSPIRRPESQKKILVGLGLGKMHREVELEDTPEVRGAIAKLPHMVEIVD; the protein is encoded by the coding sequence ATGGCGAAGATCAAGCTCAAGCAGATCGGCAGCCCGATCCGCCGCCCGGAAAGCCAGAAGAAGATCCTGGTCGGCCTGGGTCTCGGCAAGATGCACCGCGAAGTCGAACTGGAGGACACTCCGGAAGTTCGCGGCGCCATCGCCAAGCTGCCCCACATGGTCGAGATCGTCGACTGA
- the rpmC gene encoding 50S ribosomal protein L29, translating to MAKKPTKADAGNGKAADMRAKTDDQLSEQLVDLKREAFNLRFQAATNQLERPARIKEVRRDIARIKTLQGERTRTAEAK from the coding sequence ATGGCCAAGAAGCCGACCAAGGCCGACGCCGGCAATGGCAAGGCCGCCGACATGCGCGCCAAGACCGACGACCAGCTGTCCGAACAGCTCGTCGACCTGAAGCGCGAGGCGTTCAACCTCCGCTTCCAGGCCGCGACGAACCAGCTCGAACGGCCCGCGCGGATCAAGGAAGTCCGCCGCGACATCGCGCGCATCAAGACGCTGCAGGGCGAGCGTACTCGCACTGCCGAAGCGAAGTAA
- the rplX gene encoding 50S ribosomal protein L24 yields the protein MAGAKIKKGDSVVVLSGKDKGLTGTVQTVMPKDGKVVVDGINVIARHRKPTQQNPQGGIDRKPAPMHMSKVALADPKDGKPTRVRFETKDGRKVRVAVKSGETIDG from the coding sequence ATGGCCGGCGCCAAGATCAAAAAGGGCGACAGCGTCGTCGTGCTCTCGGGCAAGGACAAGGGCCTGACCGGCACCGTCCAGACCGTGATGCCGAAGGACGGCAAGGTCGTCGTCGACGGGATCAACGTGATCGCCCGTCACCGCAAGCCGACCCAGCAGAACCCGCAGGGTGGCATCGACCGCAAGCCGGCCCCGATGCACATGAGCAAGGTGGCGCTGGCCGATCCCAAGGACGGCAAGCCGACCCGCGTCCGCTTCGAAACGAAGGACGGGCGCAAGGTCCGCGTCGCCGTCAAGTCCGGGGAGACCATCGATGGCTGA
- the rplR gene encoding 50S ribosomal protein L18 produces the protein MAKLSLFERRRRRVRTAIKARAGTRPRLSVHRTGKHIYAQIIDDAAGKTVAAASTLGGDTSGANVDAAAKVGKDIAEAAKKAGVFSVVFDRGGFLFHGRVKALADAAREGGLEF, from the coding sequence ATGGCCAAGCTTTCCCTCTTCGAGCGCCGCCGCCGCCGCGTGCGCACCGCGATCAAGGCGCGTGCGGGCACGCGTCCCCGCCTGTCGGTGCACCGCACCGGCAAGCACATCTACGCGCAGATCATCGACGATGCCGCCGGCAAGACCGTCGCCGCCGCCAGCACGCTTGGCGGTGACACATCGGGTGCGAACGTCGATGCCGCCGCCAAGGTCGGCAAGGATATCGCCGAAGCCGCCAAGAAGGCCGGCGTTTTCTCCGTCGTGTTCGATCGCGGCGGGTTCCTGTTCCACGGCCGCGTCAAGGCGCTGGCCGACGCCGCCCGCGAAGGCGGCCTGGAGTTCTGA
- a CDS encoding DNA-directed RNA polymerase subunit alpha, whose translation MAVNTKNWQELKKPNTLEVKDAAKGRKATFVAEPLERGFGLTLGNALRRVLLSSLQGAAITSIKIENVLHEFSSLAGVREDVTDIVLNVKQIALKMEGEGPKRLQLAATGPGEVKAGDIAVSGDIEVMNKDLVICHLDEGANLNMELTADSGKGYVPAVGNRPVDAPIGLIPVDSLYSPVRQVSYKVENARVGQELDFDKLSLTIETDGTVTPEDAVAYAARILQDQLALFVHFEEGIPAASSPMIGMAAQPEESDANQLNRYLLKKVDELELSVRSANCLKNDNIIYIGDLVQKTEAEMLRTPNFGRKSLNEIKEVLSSMGLRLGMDIPGWPPENIEEMAKKLEQELLG comes from the coding sequence ATGGCCGTCAACACCAAGAACTGGCAGGAACTCAAGAAGCCCAACACCCTCGAGGTCAAGGATGCCGCCAAGGGCCGCAAGGCCACCTTCGTGGCCGAGCCGCTCGAGCGCGGGTTCGGCCTCACCCTCGGCAACGCGCTGCGCCGCGTGCTGCTGTCGAGCCTCCAGGGCGCGGCAATCACCTCGATCAAGATCGAGAATGTACTTCATGAATTTTCCTCGCTCGCCGGCGTGCGCGAGGACGTGACTGACATCGTCCTCAACGTGAAGCAGATCGCGCTGAAGATGGAGGGCGAAGGCCCCAAGCGCCTGCAACTGGCCGCCACCGGCCCGGGCGAGGTCAAGGCCGGCGACATCGCCGTTTCCGGTGACATCGAGGTCATGAACAAGGACCTCGTGATCTGCCACCTCGACGAAGGCGCGAACCTCAACATGGAACTGACCGCCGACAGCGGGAAGGGCTACGTGCCGGCCGTGGGCAACCGCCCGGTCGATGCGCCGATCGGCCTCATTCCGGTCGACAGCCTGTACTCGCCGGTTCGCCAGGTCAGCTACAAGGTCGAGAACGCCCGCGTGGGGCAGGAGCTCGACTTCGACAAGCTGTCGCTGACCATCGAGACCGACGGCACCGTGACCCCCGAAGATGCCGTGGCCTACGCCGCGCGCATCCTCCAGGACCAGCTCGCGCTCTTCGTCCACTTCGAGGAAGGCATCCCGGCCGCTTCGAGCCCGATGATCGGCATGGCTGCGCAGCCCGAGGAATCGGATGCCAACCAGCTCAATCGCTACCTTCTCAAGAAGGTGGACGAGCTGGAGCTGTCGGTGCGTTCGGCCAACTGCCTCAAGAACGACAACATCATATACATCGGCGACCTGGTCCAGAAGACCGAGGCCGAGATGCTCCGCACGCCGAACTTCGGCCGCAAGAGCCTCAACGAGATCAAGGAAGTCCTGAGCTCGATGGGCCTGCGCCTCGGCATGGACATCCCGGGCTGGCCGCCCGAGAACATCGAGGAAATGGCGAAGAAGCTCGAGCAGGAGCTGCTCGGCTGA
- the rpsH gene encoding 30S ribosomal protein S8 gives MAMTDPLGDMLTRIRNGQQAKKDSVLTPASKLRANVLEVLQREGYIRGFSDDASGKHPQLRIELKYFEGEPAIKHVARVSKPGRRVYSGSKELPIVRNGLGITIVSTPRGVLSDAEARTQNVGGEVLAEVF, from the coding sequence ATGGCTATGACCGATCCCCTGGGTGACATGCTCACCCGCATCCGCAACGGCCAGCAGGCGAAGAAGGACAGCGTCCTGACTCCCGCCAGCAAGCTGCGCGCGAACGTTCTCGAAGTGCTCCAGCGGGAAGGCTACATCCGTGGCTTCTCCGACGACGCTTCGGGCAAGCATCCGCAGTTGCGGATCGAACTGAAGTATTTCGAAGGCGAGCCCGCGATCAAGCACGTGGCCCGCGTTTCGAAGCCCGGCCGCCGCGTCTATTCGGGTTCGAAGGAACTGCCGATCGTGCGCAACGGCCTCGGCATCACCATCGTCTCGACGCCCCGAGGCGTGCTCTCGGATGCCGAGGCACGGACTCAGAACGTCGGCGGCGAAGTGCTCGCGGAGGTGTTCTGA
- the rpsK gene encoding 30S ribosomal protein S11, with amino-acid sequence MAREPQRIRRRERKNISSGVAHVNASFNNTMITITDAQGNAISWSSAGMMGFKGSRKSTPYAAQVAADDAGKKAAEHGVRTLEVEVKGPGSGRESALRALQAVGFTITSIRDVTPIPHNGVRPSKRRRV; translated from the coding sequence ATGGCACGTGAACCCCAGCGTATTCGCCGGCGCGAGCGCAAGAACATCTCCAGCGGCGTCGCGCACGTGAACGCCAGCTTCAACAACACCATGATCACCATCACCGACGCACAGGGCAACGCGATCAGCTGGTCTTCGGCCGGCATGATGGGTTTCAAGGGCAGCCGCAAGTCGACTCCCTATGCCGCCCAGGTCGCCGCCGACGATGCCGGCAAGAAGGCCGCCGAACACGGTGTCCGCACGCTCGAGGTCGAGGTCAAGGGCCCCGGCTCGGGCCGCGAAAGCGCGCTGCGCGCATTGCAGGCGGTCGGCTTCACGATCACCTCGATCCGCGACGTGACCCCGATCCCGCACAACGGGGTCCGGCCGTCCAAGCGCCGCCGCGTCTGA